The Pirellulales bacterium nucleotide sequence GAGCCGATGCGGATCAATGGCATGGCCAATGCGGAGCAGCGCACGATCGAGCTGCTCGACCTGATCGGGCTCGGCGCGAAATTTCGCTTTCGCTTCCCACACGAGCTGAGCGGTGGGCAGCGGCAGCGCGTGTCGATCGCCCGGGCACTGGCGCTCAGCCCCAAGATTCTGCTGCTCGACGAGCCGACCTCGGCGCTCGATGTGTCGATCCAGGCCGAGATCCTCAATCTGCTCAACCGGCTGCGCCAGGAGCTGAAGCTGACCTTCGTGATCGTCAGCCACGACCTCGCGGTGGTGAGCTACATGTGCGACCGGCTGGCGGTGATGCGCAACGCCGAGATGGTGGAGCTGCTGAGCCGCGAGGAGCTGCGGAGCCGCAGCATCAAGACCGACTACACGAAGGCGCTGCTGGCGGCGTCGTAGATCACCCGCAGTGTCATTCCCGCGAAGGCGGGAATCCAGGAGTCCCACACTCGAGGTTCAGCGATCCTTGCTCTGGATCCCCGCCTTCGCGGGGATGACACCGTGATTATCACAAGG carries:
- a CDS encoding ABC transporter ATP-binding protein — translated: MIEIEHLTVRFGPSTAVRDVSLTVNDGESFGLVGESGSGKSTLLRSIMNLNRDWDGKITINGFDAHKTPRKRLAREIQMVFQDLYASLHPRYVIGEQIAEPMRINGMANAEQRTIELLDLIGLGAKFRFRFPHELSGGQRQRVSIARALALSPKILLLDEPTSALDVSIQAEILNLLNRLRQELKLTFVIVSHDLAVVSYMCDRLAVMRNAEMVELLSREELRSRSIKTDYTKALLAAS